One window of the Lasioglossum baleicum chromosome 8, iyLasBale1, whole genome shotgun sequence genome contains the following:
- the LOC143211616 gene encoding ATP-dependent DNA helicase PIF1-like, with product MRQQGDTAFVDILNALRVGELKAPHFDLLMSKMLTEASGEFQLDRAIWIYPTRKLVDAHNTAVLEQHRVQGVKIFTIRAQDVLVNAKRNAENVNMDNIVSFDIDKTGGLPKKLEIFNGARVMLRSNINIEKGLVNGAMGTITEIVWPLFSRDQMYDTDIPSVRIDFGRDGNHLITPKSIQFPALRNYGTIERTQLPLILCWACTVHKMQGCTEDHAVVYLGYALFAKGQAYVALSRVRSLDGLRIQKLDCSKLTGKTPCNEHAMKEMERMRQLGPPPPLSSHLL from the coding sequence ATGCGACAACAAGGCGACACAGCATTTGTCGATATTCTTAATGCTTTACGCGTCGGTGAATTGAAGGCTCCACATTTTGATCTATTGATGTCTAAAATGTTGACAGAGGCATCCGGCGAATTTCAATTGGATAGAGCTATTTGGATATATCCGACTCGTAAACTAGTCGATGCACACAATACAGCCGTTCTTGAACAACATCGAGTTCAAGGAGTGAAAATTTTCACAATTCGGGCTCAGGACGTGCTAGTGAATGCAAAAAGAAATGCTGAAAATGTTAACATGGATAACATCGTGTCATTCGATATCGACAAGACTGGCGGATTACCAAAGAAGTTGGAAATTTTCAACGGAGCGAGAGTGATGCTTCGCTCTAATATAAACATCGAGAAAGGACTTGTGAATGGTGCAATGGGTACTATCACTGAAATTGTTTGGCCGTTATTCAGCCGTGATCAAATGTACGATACCGACATTCCATCTGTTCGTATCGACTTTGGCAGAGATGGAAATCATTTGATCACGCCGAAATCAATACAGTTTCCGGCACTTCGCAACTATGGCACAATTGAGCGAACACAGCTCCCACTGATATTGTGCTGGGCCTGCACAGTTCATAAGATGCAAGGATGTACAGAGGACCATGCTGTAGTTTACCTGGGATATGCGCTATTTGCAAAAGGACAGGCATATGTCGCATTAAGTCGTGTCAGATCATTGGATGGGTTAAGAATACAAAAGCTTGATTGCTCAAAACTCACTGGCAAGACACCGTGCAATGAACATGCAATGAAGGAGATGGAAAGAATGCGACAACTAGGACCTCCACCACCATTGAGCTCCCATTTgctgtaa